The stretch of DNA AAGGAACTTTATTAGATTTAGATCATGGAACTTATCCTTATGTTACCTCTTCCAATCCCATCGCAGGAGGTGCTTGTGTTGGTGCAGGAGTAGGTCCTACCATTATTGATCGAGTTATTGGTGTAGCTAAAGCCTATACTACAAGAGTAGGAGAAGGGCCTTTTCCAACAGAGTTAAATGGTGCAATTGGACAATTATTATGCGATCGCGGTGCTGAATTTGGCACAACTACAGGTCGTCGTCGTCGTTGTGGTTGGTTTGATGCTGTAATTGGTCGTTATGCCGTTCGGATTAATGGTCTAGACTGTTTAGCAATTACGAAGTTGGATGTTCTCGATGAGCTTGACGAAATCAAAGTTTGTGTTGCTTACGAAATTGACGGTACTACTTGCGCTCATTTTCCGACCAATGCCAGCTTATTTGCTCATTGCAAACCGATTTATAAAACTGTACCAGGTTGGAAACAATCAACTACTCATTGTCGGACTTTAGAAGATCTGCCTCAACAAGCATTAGATTATCTAAAATTTTTAGCTGAGTTGATGGAAGTCCCGATTGCGATCGTTTCTCTTGGTGCTAGTCGTGACCAAACAATTATAGTAGAAGATCCAATTCACGGCCCTAAACGCGCTTTACTAGATGCTAATGGGACTCCAGTGACTATTACTTAAATACTTACTGGCAAATGAAGCAAGAGTTTAGAGTTGTTTGAAATCATCAACAATCTTAATTCTTAAAAACTTTATTGGTTAATTTTTTAGTGATTAATTTTGGGTAAAAAAATATGTCAATTACAGTTGAATGTCAAAAAAGACCAGAAGGAAGCAAACCAAATGCTTTACGTCGCGAAGGTTTTATTCCTGCTGCATTATATGGACACAATGGAACTGAATCTGTTTCTCTCACTATAGATGCCAAAGATGCGCAGACTTTATTAAAAAATGCAGCGGTCAATAACACTTTGGTTGACCTAAGTATTCCTGAACTTCCTTGGAATGGTAAGGCTTTAATTAGAGAAGTGCAAGTTCATCCTTGGAAAAAAACACTTCATCATCTAAGTTTTTTCTCTGTTGCTGCTCATGGTACTTTAGAATTAGTTGTTCCCATCAAAATTGTTGGTGAAGCTGCTGGTATCAAACAAGGCGGTATTCTTGAACAAATGATGACTGAGTTGAATATCAGTTGTACTGCTGAAAATATTCCCGAATCGATTGAAATTAATATTTCTCAGTTTGAGATTGGCAGTAATCTCACTGTAGGTGATGTCATTCTTTCCGAAGGCGTAACTGCTTTAGATGAATCTGATCGTATTGTTGTCGCTATAGTTCCTCCTGCTAAAGCTGAACCTACTGCGGAAGAAGAAGCTGCTGTAGAAGCATAAAAAATTGGTTTGATTTACTTTTTAAGTAGGGACTAATTCAGTCCCTTTTTGATTCGATTTAACCATTCCAAGTCTCAAAATTACGTTTAACCCAATCCATTCCTATTTCATTGTTTAACTTAATTTTGTGTGGTGCATCAGCATATATCTTATTTAAAATATTTGTGTCTTGCTCAACAACAGTTTTACTTAGACCTAGAAATTGATTTTTTAATACTTTAGCTAAGGGGTTGTTTGTTTCGCCAAACAATAATATATAAGTTCGAGTTTTAGTTAAAGATTCTGGAACAAAAATATGACATTGGGCTATCCTACCAAAAGGACTACTACCGTGAAAAATCACTAAAGAAGGAAAGTAATTTTCTAAATGAGCTTTAATTACGTCAGGAAGTAAAAATTGGTTGGGTTGTTTGAGCTTTTGCCAAAATGTTTTTGGTGCAGTAGGAGTATTAAAAAAAGCTTCGGAATGATAACCATTGTCGATAAATTTCTCAAATCTTACTTCGGTAATCTCAAATAAATCTCGATGCGTACCATTTTGATGATTGTAATCGTGCATAATTAATAACATCGATCGCAAGTCTGTTTCGACACTGGTATCTGCCGTATAGCCGATAAATTCATATTTTTGGGCAATTTTTTCTAAAATATCGGGTATGGGGATTTTGGGTTCGTAGTCCCCATAAGACCAAATAAAATTGTCTTTAATAATTAATTTTAAAGGCTGCATCTGGGGTAAAGTTTTTTTATCTGTTCCTGGTAAGATAGTGCAACCACGAGCATCAAATTCTAACGCATGAAATGGACACACTACCGTACTCGTTCCATCGCTTTGAGTTTTGCACCATCCCTCAGATAGCATCGCTCCCATGTGAGGACAGACATTAGGTAAAGCGTTAACTTGTCCCGTTTTATCTTGCCAAATTACATAATCTTTGCCATAAAGAGAAATTTTTTGGGGTTTATTTATTTGTAGCATTGATTTATGCGCTAGTAGCCAAGGCGCACCTTCTAACATAGACATAATTGATTCCTCTAAAATTCAATAATTAAAAGAAATTAAATTACAAAAAAGCTATGCAGAGCGTAATCGTTGAGCGAGCATTTGTTTTAATACCTGCAAGACAATACGAAGGTGAAACAATGTTCTCACCGATTTCAACATATGAAATACTTCAGTTAAAACAAGAGTAGTTTGAGAATTTTTGGCAGTTGTGGTTAAGCGAATTACTTGCTCCATATACCAAGCAATAAACTTTTCGGTAATACTAGGAGCTTTAGTAATACCTTTAACACTTTGTAACCCAGGAAAAAGTTCTTCCATAATCTGACGACCCCGTGTCAGTAAAATATGAAGTTGGGTAGATTGAGGAATTCTTTGGCGAGGTTCGGGTTGTTCGGGGAAGCGATCGCGTTCGATTATCGTTACTTGTTTAAAGTAATTGGTTAAAATTCGAGATGTTAATAGTCCCGTAATGCTGCCACCAATAACGATCGCTCGATTTCCTAACATTGAAGACTGCGTGTTCATATAACACTTTTCTAAAGCTATCAATTTAAACACTAAGTTTTCTCGCGACAAGTAAAATCAATAATGTCGCAAGTTTAAAGACTAATGAAAAATAAATCTTTTGAAGATAATAATTGAGCGATCCAAATATATGACGTTTCATTCATATTTGGCAAGATGACTTCCAAAAAGAATCCTTTCCGTCGTCAACCCCAACAACAGCGTAGTCAAGAGCGTGTGGAGAAAATTTTAGATGCAGCAGCCATAGTCTTTGATGAGATAGGTTTTGAAGCTGCTACTACTCATGCGATCGCACTCAGAGCAAATACGGCAGTAGGGACACTCTATCAATTTTTTCCCGATAAGTTAGCAATTTTTAATGCTTTAGAATTACGTCATATTGAACGCGTTTACGTTATTTGGGATCAACTACTTCGTCCCGAAATCATTCAATTGCCATTTGCTGATTTTATTCAGATTATTACTAGCCAATTTCAAAGATTATTTGAGCAACCAACTTCCAGAATTGTTTTTGCACAGTTTTTTACATCTCCTACTATTTTTAAAAATATTGATGCTAGTTTTACCCAAGAAGCAATTCAATTTATGGCAAAGCTGTTCAAAGCTCGTAATCCTGGTTTAACAGATCAAAGAAGTAAATTATTAGCAGAAGTTTGTGTTCATAGTGTGAATACATTAATTTTGCTAGCAATTCGTAGTAGCAAATCCCATCAGCAGGAAATTTTTCAAGAAATTGAAGCCTTGATGAAAGCTTATTTAAAAGCAGAGTTTGATGATGACATCATTAATCATAATTCGATTAAGCCATTAGAACAACTTGCCAAAACGTATCGACTTAACTCCCGTCAAACTTTAATTTTAAAATCTGCTGCTAATTACTCAGAAATAACTATTCAAAGCTGCGAGGCAATGTTTCCCAATGTATCTCGACGTACTCTACAACGAGATTTAAAAGCTATGGTAGAACAAAAATTACTTATTTATATAGGCAACACGGATTTACGTCGTTATCGTCTCAATTACGAATTAGCAAATTTGTGACAACTAATGACAATTTTTTTTGTCACTTCAAAATCAGACTATAACTAAAACATCTAAATTAAAGGTTTGAAGCGATCGCACTGTTTAATAATTGGTAAAATATTGATTTCAGGTTTCTATGTTTGGTAACTTTAACAATACACCTGCAAAAAACCAATAGTAGATTGCTACAGGTTCAATAATTAGCGGATAGTAATAGGTGTTGTAACTGATTAAAAGTATCAATATCCAAAGACAAATACTAATCCGTTTTAACGATAATTCTTTGATTGAACGATAAGCTTGAAAGGTAAAAACTGTGGTCACAGTAACAGCTACTAAAAAAGTTAGAGTGCCTACCCAACCAATTTCATAAAGTAATCTAGGGTAAAAGGTTTCAATTAGTTTAATCTCTCCTAAACGTCTAGCAGCACTCGCAGCTTTACCTAAACCATTTCCTAGTAATTTAACTCCTTCTTGGAGAATCCAATTAAATTGATTAATCACAAACTCTTGTGGTGGAGAATAGTTCCATCGTGCGATCGCACTTGACCAAACTGTACCAAATACCCCAGTAGTGTTGGCAATTAAAATACCAAGGAAAATGGCTATTCCTAATTTAAGAGCGAGTCGTTTGGTTTGTGTTTCTGTGATTAATAATAAAATAAAAAAAATAAAAGGAACAAGTATAATTGCTGTAGTTTGACCAGAAATAATTGCTGCTATCAAAACCATTAGTGCCGAAAAAAAACTAATGATTCGCCACCTTAAAGAGGATTCTCCTACAGTAGCAGCAGTAGTAAAGAAACTACTTGAGATTAAAAACCATGTCCATTGCCAAGGTGCGACAAAAGTTCCTGGTAAACTGATTAATTGTTTGGCAGGATTATAAAGTAAAGAACCACCCACAAAACATCTTGCTTGTAAAGTAGCTCTTGTTGCTGCTGGTTCGATTAAATGAGTATTACCCAGACAAATACCTTTAACTAATAAAAAGTATTGAATTAAACCTAAACCACTACAAATCAAAGCCAGAATGATTTGAAGACGTAGTAAAAATTGCAAATCCTGGCGATCGCGAATTAAATAATAACCACAAACAAGTAAAGGAACATAACCAATCAAAATTTTTAAACCAATGATGCCCATTAATAAGGGTTTTTCTTTAGGTAAAGCTGATAGTTGTTGGGGTAAATTGACCAACAATAACGTCAGAAGACATACTGCTAAAAGTAAGCTCAAGGCAATCAATAAAGGTTTAGCTTGATTTCGTAGTTGCTTTAATCTTTGACTAGATAGCACAATTGCGATTAGCGCAGGAAAGTATAAAGCGTCTTTAGCTAAATGAAATAAGGCATAATCGCCAGAATATGTCACATAACCACCAACTGCTCGATAAATTGAGGCAAAGGAATAGCTAACTGTACCTGTAAAGGGTAAATAAATTAAAAATAACCATAAACCTTGACGAGGATAACGATAAGCGATCGCTAAAGCCACAATCAATACTGCACCAATTAAACTGGTTAGAAGACTACTAAAAATAACCAGCACTACACTAACCAAAAATGCAGTTGTTGCTGTAGAAGCAATAAATATTTCTTGTCGGTTCAGATTCATCAATAAAACATCAATTGGTTTGAGGTAGAAGCGTTGTTTTCACAATAGAAGTCTTCACAGAAACTGATTAAATTTTCAAAAAGAGGGGACATCGCCCCTCTTCAAGATTTTCAATTACTAATTTTTATTGAGCTTTTTAGCAAACGTTGAAAGACTTCATGACGCCTCTACCATTGATAACCGATCTAAACCGAATTAAGCCATTCCTTTAAAGTATCAACTACCTTCTCCAATAGAACTTCTGTCGATTTTTTGGTCTTTCGTTCAACTATTTCTACCTTTCCTTGCTCTAGAGATCGCCCTGTAACGATACGATAAGGAATACCAATTAAATCTGCATCCTTAAACTTCACTCCTGCTCTTTCTGAACGGTCATCTAAGATAGTTTCGATACCAGCCTGATTTAAATGCTGATACAATTGTTCGGCTGCCTGGACTTGATTGTGAGCAGAAGTATTAGGAATAATAACAATTACTTGGTACGGCGCGATCGCTACTGGCCAAATAATTCCATCTTTGTCGTAGGATTGTTCGACAGCAGCTTGAGCTAATCGGGAAACACCAATGCCATAACAACCCATGAATAAAGGAATTTCTTCACCCTGTTCGCTAGTATAGGTAGCACCCATCGCTTGAGAGTATTTTGAACCTAACTGAAAAATATGCCCTACTTCAATACCTCTAGCACTTTTGAGAATTTGACTAGGAGCGTGACTAGCGCGATCGCCTTGTTTAGCTGTTCTAATATCGACAATTAACCGAGGTAGAGTAAATTGTTCACCCCAATTCGCACCCACCACATGATAACCAACCTCATTAGCACCAGTAACAAAATTCTTCAACTCTACTACGGTTTGGTCTACCAAACGAAGAAATTGAGGAGCAACATTTTTATGAGGACTGATATAACTATCTCCTAAATCAGGTGCAAGATAACCCAAAGGTAAAGGTTGAGATGCCCATTTTGTTTGAGCATTTGCATCAGGCACACTTAGAGCCAAAATTGTTTTGGCATTATATTGAGCAGCAAGTTTAACTAATTCATTTTGTAACTTCACCTCATTAACATCTTGATCGCCCCGAATGCTAATCAAAACTAAAACACTCATGCCATTGTCATAAACAGCTTCATAAAGCACATTTTTAACTATGACTGTAGGAGAACACTTGAGATGTTGAGATAAAAGCGCGATCGTTTCTGTTCCAGGTGTTGCTACTTTTTTGTAATCAGTAAAAGGAGAAACTTCAACCTCCAGAGGAAGAGAAATCGCTTTTTCCACATTGGCAGCATACTGTCCATCTTCAGTGTAAAGAATTTCATCCTCACCAGCTTCCGCCAACACCATAAACTCTTGCGAACCAGAACCACCAATTGCTCCAGAATCTGCTTCCACAGGACGAAAAGCCAAACCACAACGTCTTAAAATATTGCGATAGGCTTGATCCATATCTTGATAAGTTTGTTTCAGGCTTTCTTCATCAGTATGAAAGGAATAAGCATCTTTCATAATAAATTCTCTTCCCCGCATCAAACCAAAACGAGGACGAATTTCATCGCGAAATTTAGTTTGAATCTGATATAAATTTAGAGGCAACTGACGATAAGAACGAATCATTTCTCTCGCAACCGCAGTAATTACCTCTTCATGAGTAGGGCCTAAACCCATTTCTCGATTTTGTCGATCAATCAGGGAAAACATAATCCCTTCCGCTTTAGTATAAGTATCCCAACGCCCAGATTCTTGCCACAATGAAGCTGGTTGAAGTTGAGGCAAAAGACATTCCTGCGCTCCAGTAGCGTCCATTTCTTCTCGAACAATTTGAGATACTTTTTTTAAAACTCGCCACATCAAAGGTAAATAGGCATAGATACCACTACCAATTCGGCGAATATAACCTGCACGTAATAAAAGTTTATGACTAGGGATTTCTGCCTCTGCTGGTTCTTCCCGTAGCGTCATGAATAACATTTGAGACAATCGCATGGTTGCTCCTGTTGTCGATCACCGAAGGATTTATTATCTCATCAGTAGGAGCTAGTTAGTTGTCGGTTTATTTTTATCTCAACCTAAAAACCGCTCTTAACTAATTAACTGAACATTAAGAAGCAACTTTTAACCCTTCAATCATTCCTTGCATTTCGATAATTGCTTGATGTTGAATATTACCATTATCTCGAGAATTGACCATCAATTCTTCAATAACTTCTAATTTGTGACGAATATCATTTAAAGTATCTTGCTCTGGTTGAAGGTTTTCTTCGTAAAAATTAAGTTTTGCTTGTAGTTGAGCTAAAAAAATCTGTGCCTGTTGAAAATCTGCACGTTTATTTTGTACTTCCTCTACTTTTACTTGATACTGAGAACTTTGTTGTTCTAAATTATGCTTAAATTGAAAAATATTTTGTTTAATTTGGTCAATTTCTTGTTCGATTTTTTGGATTTTTTCTTGGACTTGTATTTGCTGTTTGCTTAAAGATTGTTTAATTGGTTCAAAATTAATACTATCAAACCCAGATTCTAAATCAACCAATCCTTGACGGCGTTTCAAAACTCTTAAATGTTGAAGTAAAAATTCATGTCTTTCTCGCATTGAACGTCGTTGACCAAATAAAGTTTCATCAAGCATTCTTTTAGCCTCTTTTTCTTCAGCTAATTCTTGTTCTAAAGCCAAGCGTTCAAATTCACTAGCTGTTTTAATTTTTTCTTCTAATTCTTCAACAGCTTGATATTGCCAACCCAATTCTTCTTCTTGCTCATTGACAAATCTTGCTACTTTTTCAAGATCATTTTGTAAATTACTAACAATTTCTTCTAATTTTCCCAAGTGCATATTTTCTAAAGCTTCAATATCAATTTTTTGATTTAAATCAACCTCTCCTGATTCTATACCTAAGCGACTAATTTGCTCTTGTAATTCTTCTTGACTTTGTTGTTGCCAACTTAAAATTTTAATTTGTTCATGTTTACTTTCTAAACATTTTTGTTCAATTTCTAAGCGAATTTTAGCTTCTTCTACAGAAGTTAATAAAGAATTCATTTCTGCTTCAATTTGATTCAATTGAGCTTCATAGTGACCAACTTCTATTTGTTGTTGATTAAAACTATTTTTATGTTGTTCTAGTTGTTGCCAATGTCGATCAAAATATTCTTGTTGATGATTAACCGCAGTAAAAGCAAGACCTAACTGTTCTTGCAGT from Stanieria cyanosphaera PCC 7437 encodes:
- a CDS encoding adenylosuccinate synthase — protein: MANVIVIGAQWGDEGKGKITDLLSRSADVVVRSQGGVNAGHTVVVQGQTFKLHLIPSGILYPKTECIIGSGTVIDPQVLIAEMDQLQALGVSFDNLFISQTAHVTMPYHRLIDCASEERRGEYRIGTTGRGIGPTYADKSERTGIRVLDLINPDQLRRQLEWTINYKNVILERLYNIPPLNPDEVIIEYLQYAERLRPFIIDSSLKIYEAVQKRKNILFEGAQGTLLDLDHGTYPYVTSSNPIAGGACVGAGVGPTIIDRVIGVAKAYTTRVGEGPFPTELNGAIGQLLCDRGAEFGTTTGRRRRCGWFDAVIGRYAVRINGLDCLAITKLDVLDELDEIKVCVAYEIDGTTCAHFPTNASLFAHCKPIYKTVPGWKQSTTHCRTLEDLPQQALDYLKFLAELMEVPIAIVSLGASRDQTIIVEDPIHGPKRALLDANGTPVTIT
- a CDS encoding 50S ribosomal protein L25/general stress protein Ctc, which gives rise to MSITVECQKRPEGSKPNALRREGFIPAALYGHNGTESVSLTIDAKDAQTLLKNAAVNNTLVDLSIPELPWNGKALIREVQVHPWKKTLHHLSFFSVAAHGTLELVVPIKIVGEAAGIKQGGILEQMMTELNISCTAENIPESIEINISQFEIGSNLTVGDVILSEGVTALDESDRIVVAIVPPAKAEPTAEEEAAVEA
- a CDS encoding Rieske 2Fe-2S domain-containing protein, whose translation is MSMLEGAPWLLAHKSMLQINKPQKISLYGKDYVIWQDKTGQVNALPNVCPHMGAMLSEGWCKTQSDGTSTVVCPFHALEFDARGCTILPGTDKKTLPQMQPLKLIIKDNFIWSYGDYEPKIPIPDILEKIAQKYEFIGYTADTSVETDLRSMLLIMHDYNHQNGTHRDLFEITEVRFEKFIDNGYHSEAFFNTPTAPKTFWQKLKQPNQFLLPDVIKAHLENYFPSLVIFHGSSPFGRIAQCHIFVPESLTKTRTYILLFGETNNPLAKVLKNQFLGLSKTVVEQDTNILNKIYADAPHKIKLNNEIGMDWVKRNFETWNG
- a CDS encoding TetR/AcrR family transcriptional regulator → MTSKKNPFRRQPQQQRSQERVEKILDAAAIVFDEIGFEAATTHAIALRANTAVGTLYQFFPDKLAIFNALELRHIERVYVIWDQLLRPEIIQLPFADFIQIITSQFQRLFEQPTSRIVFAQFFTSPTIFKNIDASFTQEAIQFMAKLFKARNPGLTDQRSKLLAEVCVHSVNTLILLAIRSSKSHQQEIFQEIEALMKAYLKAEFDDDIINHNSIKPLEQLAKTYRLNSRQTLILKSAANYSEITIQSCEAMFPNVSRRTLQRDLKAMVEQKLLIYIGNTDLRRYRLNYELANL
- a CDS encoding proline--tRNA ligase; amino-acid sequence: MRLSQMLFMTLREEPAEAEIPSHKLLLRAGYIRRIGSGIYAYLPLMWRVLKKVSQIVREEMDATGAQECLLPQLQPASLWQESGRWDTYTKAEGIMFSLIDRQNREMGLGPTHEEVITAVAREMIRSYRQLPLNLYQIQTKFRDEIRPRFGLMRGREFIMKDAYSFHTDEESLKQTYQDMDQAYRNILRRCGLAFRPVEADSGAIGGSGSQEFMVLAEAGEDEILYTEDGQYAANVEKAISLPLEVEVSPFTDYKKVATPGTETIALLSQHLKCSPTVIVKNVLYEAVYDNGMSVLVLISIRGDQDVNEVKLQNELVKLAAQYNAKTILALSVPDANAQTKWASQPLPLGYLAPDLGDSYISPHKNVAPQFLRLVDQTVVELKNFVTGANEVGYHVVGANWGEQFTLPRLIVDIRTAKQGDRASHAPSQILKSARGIEVGHIFQLGSKYSQAMGATYTSEQGEEIPLFMGCYGIGVSRLAQAAVEQSYDKDGIIWPVAIAPYQVIVIIPNTSAHNQVQAAEQLYQHLNQAGIETILDDRSERAGVKFKDADLIGIPYRIVTGRSLEQGKVEIVERKTKKSTEVLLEKVVDTLKEWLNSV
- the hmpF gene encoding pilus motility taxis protein HmpF, with amino-acid sequence MLYLAEVQKQKIGFMGGSETKLKLLACQHNDQSWSIVPGNELINAEEANSFGEGALIVVNLGTNRQLQGNLESASKRIVSILQGFSRLLEKTKNQEEEIEQWKESLTIQSEELSRREIEMETRLEQLELMEQEYQKLEQQRQEINILREESEKIRIEFETKSQELEGAWAHLRGEKLRLEEQIQQAFILDEQQTVKIQTLIDSLSSAIIPIELLQEQLGLAFTAVNHQQEYFDRHWQQLEQHKNSFNQQQIEVGHYEAQLNQIEAEMNSLLTSVEEAKIRLEIEQKCLESKHEQIKILSWQQQSQEELQEQISRLGIESGEVDLNQKIDIEALENMHLGKLEEIVSNLQNDLEKVARFVNEQEEELGWQYQAVEELEEKIKTASEFERLALEQELAEEKEAKRMLDETLFGQRRSMRERHEFLLQHLRVLKRRQGLVDLESGFDSINFEPIKQSLSKQQIQVQEKIQKIEQEIDQIKQNIFQFKHNLEQQSSQYQVKVEEVQNKRADFQQAQIFLAQLQAKLNFYEENLQPEQDTLNDIRHKLEVIEELMVNSRDNGNIQHQAIIEMQGMIEGLKVAS